The proteins below come from a single Borreliella afzelii genomic window:
- the fliM gene encoding flagellar motor switch protein FliM has product MANNPGALSQDDIDSLLESINSSESLSLDESLSNVISSPTGKKQKVKVYDFKRPDKFSKEQVRTVSSFHEAFARYTTTSLSALLRKMVHVHVASVDQLTYEEFIRSIPNPTTLAIINMDPLKGSAIFEVDPTIAFAIVDRLFGGDGDTIKDKSRDLTEIEQSVMESVIIRILANMREAWSQVVDLRPRFGHIEVNPQFAQIVPPTEMIILVTLEVKIGKVEGLMNFCLPYITIEPIVSKLSTRYWHSLIGVGTTSENLDALREKLENTAMPLVAEIGEVKLKVREILSLDKGDVLNLESSLINKDLTLKVGTKEKFKCRMGLMGNKVSVQITEKIGDIKGFDLLKELTEEVE; this is encoded by the coding sequence ATGGCAAACAATCCAGGAGCTTTATCTCAGGACGATATAGATAGTCTTTTAGAGTCTATCAACTCATCTGAAAGTTTATCTTTAGATGAATCTCTTTCTAATGTTATATCTAGTCCTACAGGCAAAAAGCAAAAAGTTAAGGTGTATGATTTTAAAAGGCCAGATAAATTTTCAAAAGAGCAGGTCAGAACAGTTTCAAGTTTTCATGAGGCATTTGCTAGGTATACTACAACCTCACTTTCTGCTCTTTTGAGAAAAATGGTTCATGTTCATGTGGCTTCAGTTGACCAATTAACCTATGAAGAGTTTATTAGGTCAATACCAAACCCTACAACTTTAGCAATAATTAACATGGATCCTCTTAAAGGATCTGCTATTTTTGAAGTTGATCCAACCATAGCATTTGCTATAGTAGATAGACTTTTTGGGGGAGATGGAGATACGATTAAAGATAAAAGTAGAGATTTGACAGAAATAGAGCAGTCTGTAATGGAAAGTGTTATTATTCGTATACTTGCTAATATGAGAGAGGCTTGGTCTCAAGTAGTTGATCTAAGGCCAAGATTTGGGCATATTGAGGTCAATCCACAGTTTGCTCAAATAGTTCCTCCTACAGAAATGATTATTTTAGTAACTCTTGAGGTTAAAATAGGAAAAGTAGAAGGGCTTATGAATTTTTGTTTACCTTATATTACTATAGAACCTATTGTTTCAAAATTATCAACAAGATATTGGCATTCTTTGATTGGAGTTGGAACCACTAGTGAGAATCTTGATGCTTTGCGTGAAAAGTTGGAAAATACAGCGATGCCTTTGGTGGCAGAAATAGGAGAAGTTAAGCTTAAAGTAAGGGAAATTTTATCACTTGACAAAGGTGATGTTTTAAATCTTGAATCTTCTCTAATAAATAAAGATTTAACTTTGAAGGTTGGCACTAAAGAAAAATTTAAATGTAGAATGGGTTTAATGGGGAATAAAGTTTCAGTACAAATTACAGAAAAAATTGGAGATATAAAAGGTTTTGATTTATTAAAAGAGCTTACAGAAGAGGTTGAGTGA
- the fliN gene encoding flagellar motor switch protein FliN has protein sequence MSVDEKSDNAEKPEIKGVKLPDLIDTLPEGVDPSNFGLLMDVSMQLTVELGRTERKIKDILGMSEGTIITLDKLAGEPVDILVNGKIVARGEVVVIDENFGVRITEIIKTKNE, from the coding sequence ATGAGTGTAGATGAAAAAAGTGATAATGCAGAAAAGCCAGAAATAAAAGGGGTTAAGCTTCCCGATTTAATTGATACTTTGCCAGAAGGAGTTGACCCTAGTAATTTTGGACTTTTAATGGATGTTTCTATGCAGCTTACTGTAGAACTTGGAAGAACAGAGCGCAAAATAAAAGATATACTTGGTATGTCTGAGGGCACGATTATTACTCTTGATAAACTTGCCGGTGAGCCTGTAGATATTTTAGTAAACGGTAAAATAGTTGCCAGGGGAGAAGTAGTTGTAATTGATGAAAATTTTGGAGTTAGAATTACTGAGATAATTAAAACTAAAAATGAATAA
- a CDS encoding flagella biosynthesis regulatory protein FliZ, giving the protein MNNKFLFLVFLAFSNFFTYANSQEQINSVSTDLENESNLPIFEEDKANLANNASAQPVSLFNISDLVKIVLFLLIAFFIFFLFKKLIFYSKKSKYEQNSNLIKELVFYEIDVKNSIRIINILDNVYIFLVSSNSSILLKEVKSEEELEDLKLRLSKINNSAKKDSFKSIFKKMLLKKEEIPFSRNDYVKLEKKIETSLKDKQDRLKKF; this is encoded by the coding sequence ATGAATAATAAATTTTTATTTTTAGTTTTTTTAGCGTTTTCTAATTTTTTTACATATGCTAATTCACAAGAGCAAATAAATTCAGTATCTACTGATTTAGAAAATGAATCTAACTTGCCAATCTTTGAAGAGGATAAGGCAAATCTTGCTAACAATGCCAGTGCTCAACCGGTCTCTCTTTTTAATATTTCAGATTTGGTTAAGATAGTTTTATTTTTACTTATTGCTTTTTTTATCTTTTTCTTATTTAAGAAGTTGATTTTTTATTCAAAAAAAAGCAAATATGAACAAAATTCCAATTTGATTAAGGAGCTTGTTTTTTACGAGATAGATGTTAAAAATTCAATAAGAATTATAAATATATTAGACAATGTTTACATATTTTTAGTTTCCAGTAATTCTTCTATTTTGCTCAAAGAGGTTAAATCTGAGGAAGAATTAGAAGATTTAAAACTTAGGCTTAGCAAAATTAATAATTCTGCCAAGAAAGATTCTTTTAAATCTATCTTTAAGAAAATGTTGCTCAAAAAAGAAGAGATTCCTTTTTCTAGGAATGATTATGTTAAACTTGAGAAGAAAATTGAGACTTCACTTAAGGATAAACAAGATAGATTAAAAAAATTTTAG
- the fliP gene encoding flagellar type III secretion system pore protein FliP (The bacterial flagellar biogenesis protein FliP forms a type III secretion system (T3SS)-type pore required for flagellar assembly.), translated as MRKCFNFFLFFGVTSVSFAQTKSLQATNGLNFPFLNFENIGGSEIAFSLQLLILLTIITLSPAFLVLMTSFLRISIVLDFIRRALSLQQSPPTQIVMGLALFLTIFTMWPTFNVIYKQAYLPLKESKINFDEFYNKGIAPLRIFMYKQMSDGRHEEIRLFMSISSYDRPKNFSEVPTHVLIAAFILHELKVAFKMGILIFLPFIVLDIIVASVLMAMGMIMLPPVMISLPFKLILFVMVDGWTLITSGLIKSFM; from the coding sequence TTGAGAAAGTGTTTTAATTTTTTTTTATTTTTTGGTGTAACAAGTGTATCTTTTGCTCAAACAAAATCTTTGCAAGCCACCAATGGTCTTAATTTTCCATTTTTAAATTTTGAAAATATTGGTGGTTCAGAAATAGCTTTTTCTTTGCAGCTTTTGATTCTATTAACCATTATTACTCTTTCTCCAGCATTTTTAGTTTTAATGACTTCATTTTTGCGAATATCCATAGTTTTGGATTTTATTAGGCGTGCTTTATCTCTTCAGCAATCTCCTCCTACTCAGATAGTAATGGGATTGGCTTTATTTTTAACTATTTTTACTATGTGGCCAACCTTTAATGTTATATATAAACAAGCTTATTTGCCTCTTAAAGAGTCAAAAATAAATTTTGATGAATTTTATAATAAAGGAATTGCTCCTCTTAGAATTTTTATGTATAAGCAGATGTCTGATGGGCGTCATGAAGAGATTAGATTATTTATGAGCATTAGTAGTTATGATCGACCAAAAAATTTTAGCGAAGTGCCAACACATGTTTTAATTGCAGCTTTTATTTTGCACGAGCTTAAAGTGGCTTTCAAGATGGGAATTTTAATATTTTTGCCTTTTATAGTTTTAGACATTATTGTTGCTTCTGTTTTAATGGCCATGGGTATGATAATGTTGCCCCCTGTAATGATATCTTTGCCTTTTAAGCTGATTCTTTTTGTAATGGTAGATGGTTGGACTTTAATTACTAGTGGTCTTATTAAAAGTTTTATGTAA
- the fliQ gene encoding flagellar biosynthesis protein FliQ codes for MTAGHILYLIRISIENIIILSAPMLIIALIVGLLISIFQAITSIQDQTLSFIPKIIVILLTVVIFGPWILNKLMQFTYMIFNQLQNV; via the coding sequence ATGACTGCAGGACACATTCTTTATTTAATTAGAATTTCTATTGAAAACATTATTATTTTATCAGCTCCAATGTTGATTATAGCTCTTATAGTTGGTCTTTTGATTTCAATTTTTCAAGCTATTACTTCAATTCAAGATCAAACTTTAAGTTTTATTCCAAAGATTATTGTTATACTTTTAACTGTTGTGATTTTTGGTCCTTGGATTTTGAATAAGCTTATGCAGTTTACCTATATGATTTTCAATCAATTGCAAAATGTTTAA
- the fliR gene encoding flagellar biosynthetic protein FliR translates to MNLNFLVLKSFTILPVLVRIFMFLKFSPFFSTIKIGYFNFFFSLILSVIIVEKIKIIYPLDNMFSFVLILSGEAILGLIQAFFVSIIFNVFHLVGFFFSNQIGLAYANIFDVFSEEDSMIISQIFAYLFLLLFLSSDFLLRFFVVGIHDSVLNIRVEHLVNMRNSEFVKLLLMSFGFLFEKALLISFPILALLLLFYLVLGILSKSSPQINLLIISFSTSLFLGLLILYIGFPSLAISSKRVIELSLDSLGSFIKLFSRVLK, encoded by the coding sequence TTGAATTTGAATTTTTTAGTTTTAAAATCTTTTACAATTTTACCAGTGTTGGTCAGAATTTTTATGTTTTTAAAATTTTCTCCATTTTTTTCAACAATAAAAATCGGATATTTTAATTTTTTCTTTTCTTTGATTCTCTCTGTAATTATTGTTGAAAAGATTAAAATTATTTATCCTTTAGACAATATGTTTTCTTTTGTGTTAATTTTGTCAGGAGAAGCCATTTTAGGCCTTATTCAGGCATTTTTTGTTAGCATAATTTTTAATGTTTTTCATTTAGTCGGATTTTTCTTTTCTAATCAAATTGGGCTTGCTTATGCAAATATTTTTGATGTTTTTTCAGAAGAAGATAGTATGATTATTTCGCAAATTTTTGCTTATTTATTTTTGCTTTTATTCTTATCAAGCGATTTTTTACTTCGGTTTTTTGTGGTTGGCATACATGATTCTGTTTTGAACATTAGGGTTGAACATTTAGTCAATATGAGAAATTCAGAATTTGTCAAGCTTTTACTTATGTCTTTTGGATTTCTTTTTGAAAAAGCTTTATTAATTTCGTTTCCAATATTGGCTTTGCTCTTACTTTTTTATCTAGTATTAGGAATACTTTCAAAATCATCGCCTCAGATTAATTTATTAATAATTAGTTTTTCAACTTCGTTATTTTTAGGGTTGTTAATTTTGTATATTGGATTTCCAAGTTTAGCAATATCTTCAAAAAGAGTGATTGAACTTT